The Aerococcaceae bacterium DSM 111021 genome includes a region encoding these proteins:
- a CDS encoding alpha-hydroxy-acid oxidizing protein — protein sequence MTEENKYNAPQEVKELDIVNTIELEDFAKEIVPAGGFDYMAGGSGDEFTLRRNVSAFNQKGILPRVAADVEFPDTQTKIFGHDLKVPFIMAPIAAHGLAHESKEAGTAKGISEFGGTIMSISAYSGASFKEIDEGLNGNPRWFQIYMSKDDELNKNILDEAKADGASAIILTADSTVSGNRDRDTHNKFVYPFGMPIVSRYLTGSGANMSLNNIYGQSKQKIDLKDIQFIKQYSGLPVFLKGVQTPEDAMAAIAVGVDGIWISNHGGRQLDGAPASFEVLEEISEVVAGRVPIVFDSGIRRGEHIFKALASGADIVAIGRPVLFSLALGGWKGVKSVFEYFEKDLKRVMQLAGTQTITDVKNARLKDLK from the coding sequence AGAGGTAAAAGAATTAGATATCGTTAATACAATTGAATTAGAAGATTTTGCTAAAGAAATCGTTCCTGCTGGTGGTTTTGACTATATGGCTGGTGGATCTGGTGATGAATTTACATTACGTCGTAACGTTTCTGCATTCAACCAAAAAGGTATTTTACCTCGCGTTGCCGCTGATGTTGAGTTCCCAGATACACAAACAAAGATTTTTGGACATGATTTGAAAGTTCCATTTATCATGGCACCTATCGCAGCACATGGTTTAGCTCATGAGTCAAAAGAAGCTGGTACAGCTAAAGGTATTAGCGAATTTGGTGGAACGATTATGTCAATTAGTGCTTATTCTGGTGCTTCTTTCAAAGAAATTGACGAAGGCTTAAATGGTAACCCTCGTTGGTTCCAAATTTATATGAGTAAAGATGACGAATTAAACAAAAACATCTTAGATGAAGCTAAAGCTGATGGTGCTTCAGCAATTATCTTAACTGCAGACTCAACAGTAAGTGGTAACCGTGATCGTGATACGCATAACAAATTCGTATATCCGTTTGGTATGCCAATTGTATCTCGCTACCTTACAGGTTCAGGTGCTAATATGTCTCTAAATAACATTTACGGTCAATCTAAACAAAAAATTGACTTAAAAGACATCCAATTCATCAAACAATACTCTGGTCTACCAGTATTCTTAAAAGGTGTTCAAACGCCTGAGGATGCTATGGCTGCAATCGCAGTTGGTGTAGATGGTATTTGGATTTCTAACCATGGTGGTCGTCAATTAGACGGAGCTCCTGCTTCATTTGAAGTATTGGAAGAAATTTCTGAAGTAGTTGCTGGTCGTGTACCAATTGTATTCGATAGTGGTATTCGTCGTGGAGAACATATCTTTAAAGCATTAGCTTCTGGTGCTGACATTGTAGCAATCGGTCGCCCTGTTCTATTCAGTTTAGCTTTAGGTGGATGGAAAGGCGTTAAGAGCGTATTCGAATACTTCGAAAAAGATTTAAAACGTGTTATGCAATTAGCT